GGTGGTCAACGACCGCGACCTCGCCTGGCTGCACAGCGAGGTCGAACGTCTGCATCACTTTTACCTTACTTTGCGTGGAGGCCAGTCATGAGCCAAACCCCGACCGTCGATTGCCCAACCTGTGGCGCCCCTGTCGAATGGAGCCCCGAGAACAAATTCCGGCCATTCTGTTCGGACCGTTGCAAACTGATCGATCTGGGCGCCTGGGCATCGGAAGAACACAAGATTCCGGTGCCCCCCGATGCCGAGGATGAGTTGTTCAGCGGCGACTTCGACCCGCGTCACTGATCCCGGCCATCAGGGCCGCATAAAGCCATAGTCCTGGCCCTCGTCGAGGTTCTCGG
The Pseudomonas sp. GR 6-02 genome window above contains:
- the yacG gene encoding DNA gyrase inhibitor YacG, with product MSQTPTVDCPTCGAPVEWSPENKFRPFCSDRCKLIDLGAWASEEHKIPVPPDAEDELFSGDFDPRH